One part of the Candidatus Binatia bacterium genome encodes these proteins:
- a CDS encoding response regulator yields the protein MARILVVDDNAVNNDLMLYLLRAFGHEVEGAADGLAGLAAARRGGFDLVLTDVLMPGIDGYELARRMKSDPHLAATPLVAVTALAMSGDRERVTAAGFDGYIAKPIEPQSFAAQIAAYLPRPSR from the coding sequence ATGGCGCGCATTCTCGTCGTCGACGACAACGCCGTGAACAACGATCTGATGCTCTATCTCTTACGCGCGTTCGGCCACGAAGTCGAAGGCGCCGCCGACGGCCTCGCCGGGCTCGCGGCGGCGCGGCGCGGCGGATTCGATCTCGTGCTGACCGACGTTCTCATGCCCGGCATCGACGGCTACGAGCTGGCGCGGCGAATGAAGAGCGATCCGCACCTTGCGGCGACGCCGCTGGTGGCGGTCACCGCGCTCGCGATGTCGGGGGATCGCGAACGCGTCACCGCGGCCGGGTTCGACGGCTACATCGCCAAGCCGATCGAACCGCAGAGTTTCGCGGCGCAGATCGCGGCGTATCTGCCGCGCCCGTCGCGGTAA